A portion of the Stigmatella aurantiaca DW4/3-1 genome contains these proteins:
- a CDS encoding GspE/PulE family protein, producing MPNGPDGFSELSQFQLDRNSLRLLPEPFCRRHLVVVLGKVEPENPNATVTVGMVRPDAVHVLQQIGDLLERPIQPVRLNRYEVESALQAGFGSGPRVLANLVIRPGPLSKSQPSAVELVNNILVMAVDKKSSDIHIECYPGDVDFRLRIDGILHQMYTDMDPETVHEVVSRIKILAELDITERRKPQDGRIRAVIDRGEEDRKVIDYRVSVVPSPTGEDVVIRILDSDAGLVPVSKLGMNAEMQRIFLQLLVNPEGLVLVTGPTGSGKTTTLYSALAQLNDGRRKIITAEDPIEYFVPKVNQKQVSPQMPYASLLRALLRQDPNVLLVGEIRDLETGSTALNAARTGHLVLGTLHTADAVGAIGRLRGLELDNTDIADALLAILAQRLARRVCEKCTEQYEPTEEQKVLFGSLLEGVQTRKGRGCAHCHHTGYRSRIGIFELLLVDPSMQDLIVSGAHNAQIRKYAREHFFKTMVDDALEKIAAGLTTLDELVRVVPYRHIIATRDERQG from the coding sequence ATGCCGAATGGCCCCGACGGTTTCTCCGAACTCTCCCAGTTTCAGCTCGATCGCAACTCCCTGCGGCTTTTGCCCGAGCCCTTCTGCCGCCGGCACCTCGTGGTGGTCCTGGGCAAGGTCGAGCCGGAGAACCCGAACGCCACGGTGACGGTGGGCATGGTGCGGCCGGATGCCGTGCACGTCCTCCAGCAGATTGGAGATCTGCTGGAGCGTCCCATCCAGCCGGTGCGGCTCAACCGGTACGAGGTCGAATCCGCCCTTCAGGCGGGCTTTGGCTCTGGGCCTCGCGTGCTGGCGAATCTCGTCATTCGCCCCGGACCGCTCTCCAAGTCCCAGCCGTCCGCCGTGGAACTCGTCAACAACATCCTCGTCATGGCGGTGGACAAGAAGTCCTCGGACATCCACATCGAGTGCTACCCGGGGGATGTGGACTTCCGCCTGCGGATCGACGGCATCCTGCACCAGATGTACACGGACATGGATCCGGAGACGGTCCACGAGGTGGTCAGCCGGATCAAGATCCTCGCGGAGCTGGACATCACCGAGCGCCGCAAGCCCCAGGATGGCCGCATCCGCGCGGTCATCGACCGGGGGGAGGAGGACCGCAAGGTCATCGACTACCGCGTGAGCGTGGTGCCGAGTCCCACGGGCGAGGACGTCGTCATCCGCATCCTCGACTCGGACGCCGGGCTCGTTCCGGTGAGCAAGCTCGGGATGAATGCCGAGATGCAGCGCATCTTCCTGCAACTGCTCGTCAACCCCGAGGGGCTCGTGCTCGTGACGGGGCCCACGGGCAGCGGGAAGACGACCACGCTGTATTCGGCCCTGGCCCAGCTCAATGACGGGCGGCGGAAGATCATCACCGCCGAGGATCCGATCGAGTACTTCGTCCCCAAGGTCAACCAGAAGCAGGTCAGCCCGCAGATGCCTTACGCATCGCTGTTGCGCGCGCTTCTGCGTCAGGATCCGAACGTGTTGCTGGTGGGAGAAATCCGCGACCTGGAGACGGGCAGCACGGCCCTCAATGCGGCCCGCACCGGCCACCTCGTCCTGGGCACGCTCCACACCGCGGACGCGGTGGGGGCCATCGGCCGCCTGCGGGGCCTGGAGCTGGACAACACGGACATCGCGGACGCACTCCTGGCCATCCTGGCGCAGCGGCTGGCCCGCCGTGTCTGCGAGAAGTGCACGGAGCAGTACGAGCCCACCGAGGAGCAGAAGGTGCTCTTTGGCTCCCTGCTGGAGGGCGTGCAGACGCGAAAGGGGCGGGGGTGCGCCCACTGCCATCACACGGGCTATCGCAGCCGCATCGGTATTTTCGAGCTGCTCTTGGTGGACCCGAGCATGCAGGATCTCATCGTCTCGGGAGCCCACAACGCACAGATCCGCAAGTACGCGCGGGAGCACTTCTTCAAGACCATGGTGGACGACGCCCTGGAGAAGATCGCCGCGGGGTTGACCACGTTGGATGAGCTGGTTCGCGTGGTGCCCTACCGGCACATCATCGCCACCCGTGATGAGCGTCAGGGCTGA